From the Nostoc sp. PCC 7107 genome, the window CTGTACCGCTATTGAGTGCAGATTCGTTTTGCAGAACTTGGTCATTAAAATCAAAAATCGAAGATTTATCTTGGTTTTGATTTTGAGATATACGATAAAACGGTTCAAAGATTTTAGATTGTTCTGTCGCTGGGATTTCTACCCCAAAATTGCTGACTGTGATTTCCATCCCAGGAGTTTTCAAAACACATAATTTATCTTGAAGGTTTGGATAATTCAAAATTGTAGTGAGTTGAGCCGTCACTGCAATAACTTTTCCCAAGGGAGTATATCTGTAAGCATTAGTTAATAACTCTGAGACAATCCGCGTCAAGATAGCCAAATCAGTAATGATATTAGGTAATTCTGGGGGAATGTCTACTTGCAAAATTTGTTGCTGAGTTTGAGCTAATTCTTGAAAGCTTTCAGTAATGTGAGGTAGCCAGTCTTGCAGATGAATGGAAGTTAATTCCAAGGGATACATATCTGCATCAACGAAACGCATATTTAATAAATCGTCTACTAAATTTAGCTCACGTTCGCATTCAGAACGTAATATATTGATATAACGAGCTACGGCATTTACTTCTGGAGGTTTACCTGACTGGATGATGCGCCGGCGATCGAGAATACTTTCGAGCATAGTAATCGCCATTTTCATGTTTGATAACGGCGTACGCATTTCATGAGAAGTAGCAGCTAAAAAATCTTCTTTTAACTGGTTCAGCCGTTGCTGTTCTAGCATTTGGATTTCTAACTGACGGGCGCGTTCATGTGCGAGGTTACGTTCTTCAGTTAATCGGCGTTGCGTATCATCCCGCAATACCATCACTGCACCATAAACCTTACCATTGTTATCACGCAGAGGTGCTGCACTATCGGCAATAGGAATACTTTTTTGATCTTTGGTAATTAGTAAAGTGCGATCGCCTAAATATACAATACTTTCTTGTTCTAGGGCTGCATAAATCGGATTTGCTACAGGTAGCTGAGTTTGTTCGTCAATAATCGGAAAAACTTGATTTAATATCTGGTCTTGCACTTCTTGTAATTGCCAGCCTGTCAGAGTTTCTGCGACTTGATTCATATACTTGATGTGCAACTGCGTATCAACCACAATCACCCCATCCCCCATACCTCGCAGCACCGTACTCAAAAACTGTTCTCGTTCATAGCGATTCAGTGCTGTTTGAATAGCCACATATAGTTCTTGCTCTCGAATAGGTTTGAGAATGTAACCAAAAGGAAAGGTCAGTGTTGCTCGTTCTACAGTACTTTGATCTGAGTGTCCTGTAACGTAAATAATGGGGATTTGCAAATCATTCCAAATTTGTTCTGCCGCCTGGATACCATCAGCCTCACCTCGCAGCCGGATATCCATTAAAATTATACTTGGGCGCAATGCGGTTGCTTTGGCAACAGCTGCTTCTGCTGTATCAGCAATATCAACAACTGTGTATCCCAGCGACTCTAAACTTTCTTGTAGGTTAATAGCAAGAATATACTCATCTTCAACAACCAAGACTTGAACTGTGTTGGTTTTTTTTGTATCGGAAGAGATGTTCATCATATTCATGCTCTGCTTTTTGTAAAAGTAATTTTAAATTCTGTTCCCTGCTGAGAGTTAATCTCAATTTCTCCTCTTAACTGTTTAACTAAACCTTGGACAAGAATAATACCTAGGGTTTTCGTGTTTCTACTGTCAAAATCTTGAGGTAGCCCGATTCCATTATCTCGAATAGTCAGGATTAAATTGTCCTGTTCTTGTTGTTCTAAGCTAACTAAAATTTCACCTGTACTTTGATCAGTAAAAGCATATTTTAAAGCGTTAGAAACTAATTCGTTGATAATCAAACCACAGGGAATGGCTGTTTCAATGTCTAAGCTGGCATCATTAACTTGGATTTTTAGTTTAATACAATTGGGAGTTATATTGTATGAATCGAATAAATGAGTTGTTAAATCTGGAATGTATTGAGCAAAATCAATATTTGCTAAATCTGTGGAACGGTAGAGTTTTTCATGGACTAAGGCAATAGAAGCAATGCGGTTCTGGCTATCGCGCAGAATTTCTAATGCTTGCGGGTCTTGTGTGCGTCGGCATTGCATTTGTAATAAGCTGCTCACAATGCCTAAATTGTTTTTGACACGATGGTGAATTTCTTTAAGTAAAACTTCTTTTTCTTTTAGAGATGCTGTGATTTTTTCTTCTGCTTGCTTTTGTTCGGTAATATCTTGGTGAACAGCAACGAAAACTTGTCCGTATTCAGGATGTTCAAACATAGAGGTGGTGGCACTACACCAAAAGGGAGTACCATTTTTTTTCACATTATGGACTTCATAACTAGCTTCGCCATATTCTAAAACAGCCGCAGTAATGGCCTGATTCACCTCTTCTGCTTTAGCTTGATCATCTGCATAATTAACAATTGATATATGTAAACCGTTTAATTCATCGGTATCATAGCCAAACATATTCTCAAATTTAGGATTTGCATAAACGATAATTCCATCGTTGGCGCGAACCAAGCAAATACCTTCAGCCATATTGCGAGTAATGACCGCTTGCAGTTCTCGCATTTGTTGAGCGTGTTTTTGCTCTGTGATATTAATACAACTACCAACAATGCGATAAATACTTAAATTTTCATCTCTGAGGGGTGTAAGATTGGTAATCCACCAAATTTCTTGGCCTCTAAAGGGTAAGCATTCGTTATAAGTAATGCTTGTGCCAGCGTTGAGACAATCTTGATAATATTTTCTGACTATTGCCGCCAACTGCGGCGGCAGAACTTGTTCTGGGGTTTTGCCTTGTACCTCATTTGATCTCAAACCGGTGAGTTCTTCATGAGCAGGATTAAAACCCACATAACGAAAATCATTATCTACAACATCAACCACAAAAATCGACTGTCCCACGCCATCGTAGATACTGCGTAAAAAATGTTCTTTCTCTTGTAGTGCTTGCTCTGCTTGTTTGCGTTCACGAAGTACAGCTTGCTGTTCGCTAATATCTTGAGCTGTACCGTAAAGACGAACTACCTCTTGATGGGCGTTAAACTCAGCATAGCCAATTCCTTCAACATAAATATCTACGTTGTCAGTTCTAGTAGCACGTAAAACTAGTTTGTAAGATTCACCCGTCGAAATAGCACGTTCTACAGCTTGGGCTAACTTTTTTCGATCTTCAGGGTGATATAGTTGTAAATTTTCTGCATAGCTGGGAGCTAATAGCTGGGAGTCACGTTTAAAAAGCTCAAACAGCCCTTTTGACCAGCTAATTTGCCCGGTGGACAAATCATATTCCCAGTTACCCAAACGCGCGACTCGCTGGGATTCTTCTAACAAGGCTTCATTTTTACGGACTATTTCTTCAGTGCGTTTAGGTTCGGTGACATCCACTACCAAACCATCCCAAGCGACTCGACCATCTTCTAACTGACGTGGTGAGGAACGAAAATGACACCATTTAATTTGACCACTGGGTGTACAGATTCGGAGTTGAATATTAAAAATGCTCAAGTGCTGCATTGACGCATTAACAGCTGCTTCCAGTCGGGGGATGTCTTCTGGGATAAACTGACGATAGAGTAAGCCTGCATCCCTGAGTGCATCTGCTGCACTAACTTCCATAATTGTTGCAATTCCGGCACTCAGATAGTAAAAGCGATCGCTCCCATCTAATTCTCGGATTACTTTATAAATTGCGCCATTCGGCAGGTTATCCCCAATCCGCCGCAACATCGCTTCTTGTTCTTGCAATACAAGTTCTACTTGTTGGCGTTCGCTGATTTCTCGCTTGAGTTCTTGGTTAGCGGCTTCTAATTGTGCCGGACTGGGTAAAGCCAGTACTTGGGGCATCAAATATATCAGTTCCCAAGCTGTGTACAGTGATACTACAGCCGCGATCGCTTTAATACCGCCACTGACCCAATAGGTAGGATACCATAACGTCCAAATCTCCATCAGGTGAGTAGTGCCGCAGGTAATAATAAATGTTCCAAACAGCAAGAATATCCAGTTGAATGGTAAATCTTGGCGCTGGCGGACAAAATAAAGTAGCGTCAAGGGAATTGAATAATAAGCAAGTGCAATTAAACTATCAGAAACAATATGCAGCCCTAATAAATTTGATTGCCAAAGATAGCAATGACCGTGAGGAATAAACTGTTGAGTGGTTAAAAGGATTTTAAAAAGTTCATACATAAATTTCTCTCAAACACAAGTTCCCTAAAGGTTATATCTATCCTATGAATAGGTTGAATTTTTCACCTTGGGTGTATGTATGGACATGAATCAGCGATCGCATTTTACCTAAACAGATATTTCAGAACCCCGACTTTCTGAAAAAATCGGGGTTCTAGTGTTTGAGTCAGCGATCGCTTTTCGCCCAAAACAGGTAAATTTTTTGACTTATCACCAAACCTTTAAAATCCCATTGCTGTGGCTACAGCTGTTAATTCGGCGGGGATACCTTGCTTAAATTTACTATCACTATGCTTAATGGCTGTATCTGGATCTTTGAGTCCATTACCTGTCAGTACACAAACCACTGTTGCACCTGTGGGTACTTGGTCTTTGACTTTTAATAATCCGGCTACAGAAGCGGCGCTGGCTGGTTCACAGAAAATCCCTTCAGATGCAGCCAAAAGCCGATAAGCATTCAGAATTTCGGCATCAGTGACGGCTTGAAAAGTTCCTTGACTAGCAGTTTGAGCCGCGATCGCTTTGTCCCAACTAGCCGGATTCCCAATCCGAATGGCTGTGGCGATGGTTTCGGGATGGGCGACTGGTTTACCGTTAACTAAGGGTGCTGCACCTGCGGCTTGAAATCCCATCATTTTAGGCAGGCGATCGCATTTACCAGCTTGATGATATTGACAAAATCCCATCCAATATGCTGATATATTCCCGGCATTACCCACAGGGATACATAACCAATCGGGAGCGTTACCCAGAGCATCAACTACTTCAAAAGCTCCGGTTTTTTGTCCTTCTAAACGGTAGGGATTAACGGAATTGACTAAAGTTATGGGATAGCTCTCGGCCATTTCCCGGACAATTTCTAAGGCGCGGTCAAAATTCCCTTGAATTGCCAGGACTTCTGCTCCATATAATAAAGCCTGCGCTAATTTGCCCAGAGCTACATAACCATCAGGAATCAAAACAAAAGCATTCATCCCCCCACGTTTGGCATAAGCGGCGGCGGCGGCGGAAGTGTTACCTGTACTCGCGCAAATTACTGCTTTTGCGCCAGCTTCCTTGGCCTTGGATATGGCCATTGTCATCCCTCGGTCTTTAAAACTGCCTGTTGGGTTGAGACCGTCGTACTTGACAAATACGCTGACTTGTCTACCAATGCGTTCTGCGATCGCCGGCACCGGAATCAAGGGAGTGTTGCCCTCTAACAAGGTAACAATGGGTGTATTGTCACTGACAGGTAAGTACTCACGATAGGCTTCTATCAGTCCGGGCCAAGGTTGGCGATGAGATTTAGCAACAGACAAGCTCACAGTCACAGGTTTTAACAGTTTTTCACTAAAGATTTATGGGTATGGATGATGAAAGCTAGTATTTAGCTTTGTTTCTCCACGGTTTACACTTTGTATTCCAGAAAAATATTATCTTTGTTTGGTGTAGTTTTTGAGAAGATTTTTATTTTGTGCAGATTGTTAGTTTATCATAACCCCCTGCTCACCTAAACCCGAATAGGAACTCTCTTAAAGCTCAAACTTCTACACCCTCAAGCACACAAACTCTTAATTTTTTGTAGTGATAGGAACAGAGGAACATTAATTTCTCATCGCTGTCGCTTATCATAAAACTTGTAACCTATCAGATGATGTGATAAAAACTATACAATAATTTAACAAACCTTAAACCGACATTACTATAATATTTAATGTTGGTGTGAGTTGAGTTGTGTATCTATACTTAGTAAGCAATGTCTACATTATCTAGTGTTTCAGAACGGCAGTCTCAAGCTACTTTAATCAGTGATCTGAACAAGTCCTACTATCAAGCAGATCAGCAAGCAAAGTTGAAAAACCTGGAAGCGGAAGTAGATTCTCTGTTACAGCAATTGCAAAACTTGAAAGATCAGAAGTTAGCAGCTGCTCATCCAGAAGAAGAATAAATTCAGTTTTATCAAAAGCGATCGCCTGATTCTTAGCACAGCGCGAATTTAAAGCGTTGATTTTTATCTAACTAAAATTTAAAACCGTAATTTTTGGCATTGTCTACGAGAAAAGCGAATTGTGGCGATCGCGATAAAAACTCTTTGCGTATCGATGTTTAAAATCTTGTATAGATAACATTACCACTATCAAAAATAATGATGATAGGAGTAAAATACTGATTTTCTGCATCTGTGACTTAGTTTACAGATCCTCAGACAAAATCAAGCTGTCTGAGCAGTTTCATCATCAAACAGCTTGAATGAGAACTTTTAGAATCTATTATCTAAAAACGGAAAGTTGTCCGAATAGTACCGACATAGATGGTGTCGTTATTGCTATTGTGTTCAGGGTTAAACAGGACAATAAACCCTGGTGTGATTGAAATATTGCTGTTCACCTGATAGCGATACAAAGCTTCTAGATGATAGGAAGTGTCGCTATCTTCCCGACGCGCACTTGTAGCGGTGAGAGTTTGCGCCCCGTAATCATTACTTGTCACCTTCGGCGGTTGACCGAAGATAATCCCCCCGACATTACCTTTTTTACCCAAGTCGGGAAATCCTAAAGTAACAGCCCAATTCCAAATATCTGCTTTATCGCCTCTATTGACGGTGTTGGTTACGGGGTTTCTCCCAGAATTTGTTTCGGCGATCGCCTGAGTATAACCCACCCAACCAGATAAGATGAATTTATCACTCAACTTATAACTACTTTGAATACCGTAGTGATTGGCTGATGTAGCAATTGGAATTGCAGTTGTCCCAAAAGGATTATTTGCAAAGGTACTTCCTTCGGAACCAGAGACATTCACATCACCAGTTGCAACTCCATTACCATCAACAGCACTAAAGTAAGAGTGGGCGTAAGTTAAAGCCAGCGTCAAGTTTTTATTTGGTTGAAATGCTACCTGTCCCAAAGCACCATAACTACCATCAAACAAACCTCTACCATCAAGGGGACTTTCGGCATTTCTCGCTATATAACCGCCTGAGAAGGTAATAGCATCACTCAGCTTGAAGATAGCACTGATACCAGAACCTCTACCAACCGCCAGTCCAGAGTTACTTGCACGATAAATTGGTGCAAAACGACCAAACCGCGAAATAGCACCAGTTGTTGCAGCTGAGAATAGGGGGTTAACAGTGTTGAAATTATCGAAAAATGAACCGCCAATTGCGTCAACAGTCACATTCAACTTATCCCCAACTGGAAAGTTATAAAATAACTTGGCAACTCCAAAACTGTTATCTGGTTCAAGAGTTGTATCCCAAGCCAACCGTGTCATATTTGTCCCGGAGACTTGATTTGTCGCATTAAAAGCTAGAGTATTATTTGCTCTCAATATCAGCCGCAAGCGGTCTTGACCAGAAAAACTCGAATCAAATATTATTCGCACTCGGTCAGCCAATATTGTATTGTCTTCCAAGTCGCGCCCGCCTGCACTTCTATAGGCGGTGGCTTCTCTGGCTGCTCTATTTCCACCTGGTGTATTATTGATAGTCCGCCACGCATCGGAAGTTAAAGCTTTTTCATCACCATATACACCCCCAAAGGTGACAATTACATCCCCTGATAATTTGGTTGTGGTGGAAAATTGATTGGCTTCTAGTTCGGCGGTACGTGCTTCTAGCGGATCGATTCTACCGCGCAACTCTACTAGACCATCGGCAAATTCTTGTTGCAGTTTTTGTAGGCTTTCCAGGTCTTCCTTTTTAACAGCATCAGCGGTACTGGTGGCAATTAATTCATTAATTTTTTCCAAGCAAGCATTTAACCCAGCCGCAAACTCATAACGCGTCATCGCGCGATTACCACGATATGTACTATCGGGATAACCTGCAATACATCCATATCTCTCAACTAAAGATTGCAGAGCTTGGAATGCCCAATCTGTAGGTTGCACATCTGATAGTTGTGATACGGATGTTACTTGATTCATTGTATCGGAATTATCATTCTGCTGTGTTAATTCTGATACATCATCTTGTTTAGCTTCAACATCTGTTTGAGCAATCAGAGTTTGTTGTGGTTGGATTAAATTGATACTTTCTGCCTGTATATTGCTATTTGCTCTAACAGGATTTGCCAGCACTTTTTTACTTGTGACGACACTAGTAATCACCAGTATTGGAGTTATCCATACAGCACTGTATAAAATACTGTTCATACGCCTCACCCCTGATATATATTACACATCAAGATTTGTAAAAGTATATACTTACCAAAAGAGTTGGTAGTATCACTTTATCATGGTTAAGGTTGGTTTAAAAATTGTTCAACTTAAGTTGTCTGGAAATGTTAACAACAAAAGCAGGAAAATACATCAGGAGGCAGAAGGGAAGAGAGTTTTAGGTAACTTTGCTTTTCGTTACATACTTCTGTTTATTTGCATCGTTCTACTTAGCGCTTGTTGAACTTAGGGTAAGTACATAGGATATCTTACTGCCAAAATACCAACTTTATTGATAGATTTTCAGTATAGTTGGTAATTGTTGTCTTATACAAAAAGCGATCGCATCTTCCGTGATGAACGAGAAACACTGCTATCAGAGCCGCATCAGATTAGTGAACTATTTGACAGCTATAAAAAGCGATTTGATGAGTAAATTAGTTACTTTAAGCAGTTTGAATTTATGGTTGATTCTACCCTTGAGAAACGCCAAGGGCAGACATAACTTACACTTTACTCAACATCTTTGATGCGAGTTTTCCGTTCTAAAATTTCCTTCAGTATCAAGGTGACGACTGCTAACAGTGCTAATAGTACAGCAGCAGAAAAGGCGGCTTCAGTTTCATATTGTTTGTAAGCATCTTCCACAAACAAGGGTAAACTCTGGGTTTTGTCAGCAATGTTACCAGAAACTACAGAAACAGCCCCGAATTCGCCCATTGCTCTAGCGTTGGTCAAAATTATGCCGTAAAGTAATCCCCAACGAATGCTAGGTAAGGTAACACGCCAGAATATCTGCCAATCTTTTGCACCCAAGGTTTTAGCGGCTTCTTCTTGGTCACTACCAAATTCTTCTAATACAGGAATGACTTCTCGCGCCACAAAAGGCATACTGACAAAGGCTGTCGCTAACACCATACCAGGAAAGGCAAAGATAATTTTAATGTCATTGGCTTGCAGAAAAGGGCCAAACCAGCCATTGCGTCCATAGAGTAAGACAATCATCAACCCAGCGACTACAGGAGAGATAGAAAAGGGCAGGTCGATAATACTTAAAACTATGGCACGACCAGGGAATTTATGTCGTGCGATCGCCCAAGCTGCACACAAGCCAAACACTGTATTTAATGGCACAGCAATCAACGCCAATATAAACGTTAACCAAGCAGCATGAAGAAAAGCAGGGTGTGTTAAGTTGGCAAAGAATGGGCCAACTCCCTTTTTAAAGGCTTGAAAAAAAACGTTAATTGCTGGGATGTATTGAATTAAGGCTAAATACGCAATTGCAATGCCAATTAAAAGGGTGGGAACCCAACTTTTCTGTTGTTTGGAGCGAAATTTTAGCTCATTTACTGTCATATCTTCTTGCCCACGCTTGTAAGAAATTAATTGCCAACAGCAGTATCAATGAAATTGTCAGTAGTACCACACCAATCACCGTAGCGCCAGAATAGTCATACTGCTCTAATCGTTGGAAAATCAACACAGGCGCAATTAAATCTTGAAAGGGTGTATTAGAAGCAATAATTACTGTTGAGCCATATTCACCAACCGCACGAGAAAAACCCAAGGCAATCCCAGTCAAAATTGTGGGAAATAAAGGCGGTAAAATGACTTTGCAAAAGGTTTGCCATTGCGAAGCACCGAGGCACCAAGCGGCTTCCTCAATGTCATGTTCCATTTCTTGCAATACAGGTTGGACAGTTCTGACAACAAAAGGTAGGGAAATAAAGATCATTGCCACTGCTACGCCTAAGCGAGTGAAAGATACTTTAATTCCCAGTGGGGCTAACAGTGAACCAATCCAGCCGTTATCGCTGTAAACTGTTGCCAATGTTAAACCAGCAACGGAAGTTGGTAGGGCAAAGGGTAAGTCTACGGTGGCATCAATGATCTTTTTTAAAGGAAAGTCGTAACGCACCAAAACCCAGGCAATTAAAGTTCCAAATACTCCATTGAGTAATGCTGCGCCTATGGATGTGACAAACGTCACGTTGTAAGTAGCCAATGCAACATCACTAGTCGCAATTTCCCAAAACCTAGCCGGAGGTTCGGTACTGGCTTTTAAGAACATCGCAACTATGGGCATAAATAACATGAATGTTAGGTATACCAAAGTAATGCGCCATGTCCAAGGCAGATGAATCAATTGATGCAGAAATTTCTTCCAGACTGGAGTTTGAGAAGCAAGATGTTGATGTGGAGATGGAGAAGAAGATACAACCATAAAAAAATTAGAATTTGTTCTTGGTCATTTGTTATTTGTCATCAGTCATCTGAGAAATGACTAAATAATTAACTAATTTTTCTTTTGGGCTTGAATCTTATCAAAAACACCACCCTCAGCAAAGAATTTCTTATCAATTTCACTCCAACCACCGTAATCTTTTACTGTGCCTAAAGTTTTGACGCTAGGGAATTTGTCTTTCACTTCTTTAGTTTGGGCTACAGTTTCATCAACTGGGCGGAATCCCAATTTAGCAAATTCTTGCTGTGCTTCTGGAGTATAGAGAAATTTTACGAAAGCTTCTGCTACTTCTCTATTGCCATGCTTATCAACATTTTTATCAACTACAGCAACTGGGTTATCAATAGAAATATTGACATCAGGGACAATGTAATTGACTTTCTCACCCTTTTGTGAAGCTAAAACAATTTCATTTTCGTAGTTGATTAACGCATCACCTTGACCTTGCTTGAAAAATGCGTCGGTTGCTTCCCGTGCATCTTTAGTTAACAGCGGTACATTGTTATAAACTTTGGAGACAAATTCAGTCGCCTTAGCGTCATCTCCACCAGTTTTAATTGCCGAATTCCACAGCGCGAGGAAGTTCCACTTAGCAACACCCGATGTTTTTGGATCAGCTGTAATTAGTTTTACGCCATCTTTTGCTAAATCTGTCCAAGTCTTGATATTTTTTGGATTACCTTCACGGGTAACGATCGCCGCCACAGATTTAGAAACAATACCATTATTCGGAACTTCAGTTTCCCATCCTGGCTCAATCAGTCCGGCTTTCTGAATTTTTTCGGTGTCTCCCGCTAGGGCTAAATGAACAATATCTGCTTCTAAACCATCGATGACGGCGCGAGTTTGAGAACCAGAACCACCATAGCTTTGTTTAAAGATGACTGTTTGGTTATGTTCTTGTTTCCACTTTTCGACAAACTTGGGAATGATGACTTCGTGCGCGGCTTTAGTTACAGCGAAAGAAACTAAAGTAACTTCAACATTTGATTTGTTAGCTGAAACTGTACTAGCAGAAGGAGTTTCACCGCCAGAATTACTACTATTTCCACCAGAGCAGGCCGCCAGCGCCACACTCAAAATAGCTCCCACCAATGTGAGCGATACAAAACCTTTGAGCGAATTGAGCCTGAACCGATATGGTCTATGCTGAGTAGTAAGTTGCTGCGATCGCTTCAGGGTACGCTGCCAAAAATTCATTCTGTGGCTCCTCTCAATCTACGGTAAACTGATGTACATTTGGTTATATAAG encodes:
- the cysT gene encoding sulfate ABC transporter permease subunit CysT, with product MVVSSSPSPHQHLASQTPVWKKFLHQLIHLPWTWRITLVYLTFMLFMPIVAMFLKASTEPPARFWEIATSDVALATYNVTFVTSIGAALLNGVFGTLIAWVLVRYDFPLKKIIDATVDLPFALPTSVAGLTLATVYSDNGWIGSLLAPLGIKVSFTRLGVAVAMIFISLPFVVRTVQPVLQEMEHDIEEAAWCLGASQWQTFCKVILPPLFPTILTGIALGFSRAVGEYGSTVIIASNTPFQDLIAPVLIFQRLEQYDYSGATVIGVVLLTISLILLLAINFLQAWARRYDSK
- the thrC gene encoding threonine synthase; its protein translation is MTVSLSVAKSHRQPWPGLIEAYREYLPVSDNTPIVTLLEGNTPLIPVPAIAERIGRQVSVFVKYDGLNPTGSFKDRGMTMAISKAKEAGAKAVICASTGNTSAAAAAYAKRGGMNAFVLIPDGYVALGKLAQALLYGAEVLAIQGNFDRALEIVREMAESYPITLVNSVNPYRLEGQKTGAFEVVDALGNAPDWLCIPVGNAGNISAYWMGFCQYHQAGKCDRLPKMMGFQAAGAAPLVNGKPVAHPETIATAIRIGNPASWDKAIAAQTASQGTFQAVTDAEILNAYRLLAASEGIFCEPASAASVAGLLKVKDQVPTGATVVCVLTGNGLKDPDTAIKHSDSKFKQGIPAELTAVATAMGF
- a CDS encoding response regulator, which gives rise to MMNISSDTKKTNTVQVLVVEDEYILAINLQESLESLGYTVVDIADTAEAAVAKATALRPSIILMDIRLRGEADGIQAAEQIWNDLQIPIIYVTGHSDQSTVERATLTFPFGYILKPIREQELYVAIQTALNRYEREQFLSTVLRGMGDGVIVVDTQLHIKYMNQVAETLTGWQLQEVQDQILNQVFPIIDEQTQLPVANPIYAALEQESIVYLGDRTLLITKDQKSIPIADSAAPLRDNNGKVYGAVMVLRDDTQRRLTEERNLAHERARQLEIQMLEQQRLNQLKEDFLAATSHEMRTPLSNMKMAITMLESILDRRRIIQSGKPPEVNAVARYINILRSECERELNLVDDLLNMRFVDADMYPLELTSIHLQDWLPHITESFQELAQTQQQILQVDIPPELPNIITDLAILTRIVSELLTNAYRYTPLGKVIAVTAQLTTILNYPNLQDKLCVLKTPGMEITVSNFGVEIPATEQSKIFEPFYRISQNQNQDKSSIFDFNDQVLQNESALNSGTGLGLTLVKKLVEYLQGAIAVTSSQGWTRFTIQLPLTLSENF
- a CDS encoding iron uptake porin, whose amino-acid sequence is MNSILYSAVWITPILVITSVVTSKKVLANPVRANSNIQAESINLIQPQQTLIAQTDVEAKQDDVSELTQQNDNSDTMNQVTSVSQLSDVQPTDWAFQALQSLVERYGCIAGYPDSTYRGNRAMTRYEFAAGLNACLEKINELIATSTADAVKKEDLESLQKLQQEFADGLVELRGRIDPLEARTAELEANQFSTTTKLSGDVIVTFGGVYGDEKALTSDAWRTINNTPGGNRAAREATAYRSAGGRDLEDNTILADRVRIIFDSSFSGQDRLRLILRANNTLAFNATNQVSGTNMTRLAWDTTLEPDNSFGVAKLFYNFPVGDKLNVTVDAIGGSFFDNFNTVNPLFSAATTGAISRFGRFAPIYRASNSGLAVGRGSGISAIFKLSDAITFSGGYIARNAESPLDGRGLFDGSYGALGQVAFQPNKNLTLALTYAHSYFSAVDGNGVATGDVNVSGSEGSTFANNPFGTTAIPIATSANHYGIQSSYKLSDKFILSGWVGYTQAIAETNSGRNPVTNTVNRGDKADIWNWAVTLGFPDLGKKGNVGGIIFGQPPKVTSNDYGAQTLTATSARREDSDTSYHLEALYRYQVNSNISITPGFIVLFNPEHNSNNDTIYVGTIRTTFRF
- the cysW gene encoding sulfate ABC transporter permease subunit CysW gives rise to the protein MTVNELKFRSKQQKSWVPTLLIGIAIAYLALIQYIPAINVFFQAFKKGVGPFFANLTHPAFLHAAWLTFILALIAVPLNTVFGLCAAWAIARHKFPGRAIVLSIIDLPFSISPVVAGLMIVLLYGRNGWFGPFLQANDIKIIFAFPGMVLATAFVSMPFVAREVIPVLEEFGSDQEEAAKTLGAKDWQIFWRVTLPSIRWGLLYGIILTNARAMGEFGAVSVVSGNIADKTQSLPLFVEDAYKQYETEAAFSAAVLLALLAVVTLILKEILERKTRIKDVE
- a CDS encoding PAS domain S-box protein; protein product: MYELFKILLTTQQFIPHGHCYLWQSNLLGLHIVSDSLIALAYYSIPLTLLYFVRQRQDLPFNWIFLLFGTFIITCGTTHLMEIWTLWYPTYWVSGGIKAIAAVVSLYTAWELIYLMPQVLALPSPAQLEAANQELKREISERQQVELVLQEQEAMLRRIGDNLPNGAIYKVIRELDGSDRFYYLSAGIATIMEVSAADALRDAGLLYRQFIPEDIPRLEAAVNASMQHLSIFNIQLRICTPSGQIKWCHFRSSPRQLEDGRVAWDGLVVDVTEPKRTEEIVRKNEALLEESQRVARLGNWEYDLSTGQISWSKGLFELFKRDSQLLAPSYAENLQLYHPEDRKKLAQAVERAISTGESYKLVLRATRTDNVDIYVEGIGYAEFNAHQEVVRLYGTAQDISEQQAVLRERKQAEQALQEKEHFLRSIYDGVGQSIFVVDVVDNDFRYVGFNPAHEELTGLRSNEVQGKTPEQVLPPQLAAIVRKYYQDCLNAGTSITYNECLPFRGQEIWWITNLTPLRDENLSIYRIVGSCINITEQKHAQQMRELQAVITRNMAEGICLVRANDGIIVYANPKFENMFGYDTDELNGLHISIVNYADDQAKAEEVNQAITAAVLEYGEASYEVHNVKKNGTPFWCSATTSMFEHPEYGQVFVAVHQDITEQKQAEEKITASLKEKEVLLKEIHHRVKNNLGIVSSLLQMQCRRTQDPQALEILRDSQNRIASIALVHEKLYRSTDLANIDFAQYIPDLTTHLFDSYNITPNCIKLKIQVNDASLDIETAIPCGLIINELVSNALKYAFTDQSTGEILVSLEQQEQDNLILTIRDNGIGLPQDFDSRNTKTLGIILVQGLVKQLRGEIEINSQQGTEFKITFTKSRA
- a CDS encoding sulfate ABC transporter substrate-binding protein, whose product is MNFWQRTLKRSQQLTTQHRPYRFRLNSLKGFVSLTLVGAILSVALAACSGGNSSNSGGETPSASTVSANKSNVEVTLVSFAVTKAAHEVIIPKFVEKWKQEHNQTVIFKQSYGGSGSQTRAVIDGLEADIVHLALAGDTEKIQKAGLIEPGWETEVPNNGIVSKSVAAIVTREGNPKNIKTWTDLAKDGVKLITADPKTSGVAKWNFLALWNSAIKTGGDDAKATEFVSKVYNNVPLLTKDAREATDAFFKQGQGDALINYENEIVLASQKGEKVNYIVPDVNISIDNPVAVVDKNVDKHGNREVAEAFVKFLYTPEAQQEFAKLGFRPVDETVAQTKEVKDKFPSVKTLGTVKDYGGWSEIDKKFFAEGGVFDKIQAQKKN